The following is a genomic window from Spirosoma agri.
TGTACGAATAACTTAGTAAGCCCGTGATGGGGTCACACTGGCTAGCGCGGTCAACAACCGTTTGCTGATTTCTGCTTTGTTCATCTGCACCAACGGCTGCCAGCCGGGTGTGGTCGATGATACTTTTGCTTTGTGAATCATGGCCGATGCTTTAGCCCGCATCTGTTTCCGGGCGGCAAAAATGTTGTGCGGATGTCCCATGCTCATAGCCTGTCCGCTCATGCCAACCAGTAACGTTCCGACGATCAGTAAAGTCTTCATGTTTTCAGTGCTTAGTATTAACATCACAAAGATATAGGTTTAGTTTGGTATCTTGCAATACATAGTACTAAATTTTTTGAATTATTTTTTTGCTATCAAGCTAGTAAGACGAGCAGTGTATGCAAATGGTAACGGGATAAGCAAGAGAATACGTACTTACCCCGTTTTTCCATCAATTGCTTAGCTATCAAGGACTACGCGTTTAACGGCGCCGTCTTCATTCTGCGTGACGGTAATGAAATAAGCGCCTGTCGTGTTTTTGCCCAAATCAATCTGGCCGACAAATTCACCCGAAAAGTCATTTATTTCCCGTTTGGCTATTTCTTTCCCCTTGGAGTTTGTAACAACAATGGTGACATCGCCTTTTGCCGGAGCGGTAAAACGAACATTCAATTGACCACGATCGGGATTATTAGGATAGGCATCCAGTCCGCGAATTGTCGATGGCTTACTGCTAAAATTGCGCGACCAGTCTTCGAAAGGACGAGCGAGTTGCTGATCCCAGTCGCGTGGAATCTGAACTCTGAACCGGTTCAGCCGATCGGCCAGTGAGTCGGCTCCCCGGCGAAACTCATACTGCCACGTTTGCGAATCATTCTGCGAACGGGGTAGTTTGCCGCGTTGTACGTATAAATCGCCCGGTGCTTTCCGTGAGCGTGGGGTTATGCGCTCGCGGGTTACGACCCGGTTGCCCTCGCTCTCGTCTACAATGATTGTCATCTGGCGTTTGCCGCCTTTGTCTTTTCGCGCTGTTTTGAGGGAGTCGACTAGTTTCATGACCAGGCGGTCGCGCTCAGGGTTAGTCAGACCATTGACGCGGTAGGTTCGTTCGGTTTCACGTACGTCATTTCCATCACGCTCGATAACGCGAACATTTATTTCATCGTGCTTTGACGACGACCCTGCCGTCTGGGCGGTAGCAACACCACTGATACTGCCAGCGATGAACAGGACCGGAACGAACCGGCGGAGCATAATTACTGTTTTTTTCATAGTATTAGGCATTAATAGATGACTAATCGGCTGGGTTGATACGCATTGAGAATCGGGCTGTTAAAGTTTGTTAAACGCTCAATGACTGGTTATTGCCGTTCGTACTTTTACGGATTGCCCGATTGGAAGTTGACTGATTGGAACTAGTTTCGATCAGCTTGTTTATCCATAGATGAAAAAAAAGGCCGAAGGTTGCATACGGGCCGAAAAAAATGTCGACACAACGCATACGATGGATTGTTGCCCTGATGGCGGTAGGATTGGTTGGCCTGGTTGGTCTGCAATCGTACTGGATCAGTAGTGCCTTGCATTTACAAAAAGAGCAATTTGATTATAAGGTCACCGATGCTATGCAGGAAGTCGTCCGGACGCTCGAACGACAGGAAATCATGTACCTGACCAAAAAGCGCATTCAGGCCCATAAGCAGAAAGAGGGCTTAATGGCCATTGCCAAAAAGGAAGGGAAAACGCAGGTTGCCGATGAGCCGGTCTTGACGAAGAAGATTACGGATCGATTAGTGGCTGCTGCCCGTCCAAAGTCGACGAGCACGCAAACTGATGCGCAGCGTATACCTTATGGAATGGCGCCGGTTGGATCGGTGGTTGTGCAGTCCGATGTGTTGCATCCAGTCGCGCATCCGCTCTCTGCTGAACAGATGGCTGTGGTGGAAGAGTTTTTTCGGCAGCAGGATGAACTGATGGCCGTCGGTGACTGGCAGACGCAACTGGCCCAACAGCAGCAATTTAATCAGTGGGTCGACCAGATATTGGTCAATGAGTTGAATGAAATTAACGGACAGGTCGCAACCGCCCGTCGGCAGGATTCGCTGGCGAGGGTGAAAGCGGCCCGAAACCGGATTCGGCAAGCCACCCGGCAACGTAAATTGCGTCAGGCTGCCCTGAAGGACTCCGCGAAAATGGACCTGGCCATAAGCGCCCCCGCCAGTTACAGTCCCCACAAAGCAGGTGAACAGTCAGACATGATCAAAACCGTGCTGAAAGGGTTATTACTTTCTGATCGTCCCATCGAGGATCGGATTAACCGACTGGCGCTGGACACCCTCTTGCGGCAATCGTTGCAGGAGCGCGGCATTAGTATCCCCTTCGCGTTTGGCGTCCGTACCAAATCGCAGCCAGCCTTTTTGTTTACGTCATTGGGTATGGACCCCCGTCAGTTTCGGGAAAGTGGCTATAAAGCAGCCCTATTTCCGAATAATATGATGGAAACGGGTAATTACGTCTATATCTATTTCCCAACCCAGCGGCAATTCATTCTGAGTCAGTTATGGTTTACGTTTAGTGCATCGGCAGTATTGATTCTGGTTATTCTGGCTTGTTTTTACATTGCCATCAGCACTATCGTGCGACAGAAAAAACTGGCTGACATCAAAAATGATTTCATTAACAACATGACGCACGAGTTTAAAACACCTATTTCGACCATTTCGCTGGCTGTTGAAATGGCGCAGGAACAGGTGCGTCAACCGCACGCCATGGCTGGACTGGGTTCTGATGAGTCGTCGATAAACGAACGCCTTTCGCGCTACATGGGTATCATCCGTGATGAGACCCGGCGACTGGGTTCTCACGTGGAGAAAGTGCTTCAGATGGCCCTGCTGGATCGGGGCGAAATCAAGCTCAAGCTGTCGTCGGTCAATGTGCATGATGTCATCGAAAAAGTGCTGAATAATATGAGCTTGCAAATTGAGCAGCGCGGTGGCGAACTGGATCTGCAATTCGAGGCAGACCGAGAAATCATCGAAGCCGACGAGGTGCACGTGACGAACATCCTGTATAATCTGCTCGACAACGCACTCAAATACTCGCCCGAGAGCCCGCACATTACCCTCGTTACGCGTAGTCTGCCCGAAGGCGTGAGTATCACCGTTACTGACCACGGTCTGGGAATGTCCAAAGATCAGGTGAGCCGGATTTTCGAGAAGTTTTACCGCGTTCCGACGGGCAACCGCCACGATGTAAAAGGCTTTGGCCTTGGCTTGAGCTATGTCAAAAAAATGATTGATGAACACCACGGCCAGATTCTCGTTGAGAGCGAGTTAGGCAAAGGCAGTTCATTCGAAGTGATTTTACCATATAACAGTAGCGAACGAGCGAACTAGTAAAAACGCTTGTCTACCTTTCTCCTTTTCACCTGTCAATTATGCCTACCATTCTCCTCGTTGAAGACGATCCTAATCTGGGCCTGCTCGTGCAGGAATACCTGACCATGAAAGGATACCCTACCGACCGCGTCACCGATGGCAATCAGGGACTGCAAAAGTTTATGGCGGATACCTACGACCTATGCATTTTCGATGTGATGATGCCCAAGAAAGACGGCTTCACACTCGCCAAGGAGGTTCGAATGGCGCAACGGGAAGTGCCAATTATTTTCCTGACGGCCAAATCCATGCAGGAAGATACCATCCAGGGATTCAAGGTCGGTGCCGATGATTACATCACCAAACCGTTCAGCATGGAGGAACTGTTGCTGCGAATTCAGGCGATTCTTCGTCGCTACCAGCGTTCGTCCGAGTCCACCGAGCCAACGTTGTACAAAATCGGTTCGTTCTCATTCGATTACCCGCATCAATTGCTAAGCCGGTCAGCCGGAAATCAGCCGGATGGCGAAATAGAATCGCAGTCGCAGAAACTAACCAGTAAGGAATCGGAGTTATTAAAGCTGTTGGCGCAGAACCTGAATCAGCCTGTCAGCCGTAGCTTTGCGCTTAAAATGGTCTGGGGCGATGATTCCTATTTCAATGCCCGCAGCATGGACGTGTACGTAACGAAACTACGCAAATACCTCAAAGAGGATGCTAGTGTTCAGCTCGTTAACGTACACGGTGAAGGATTTAAACTGATTGCTTAACAACGAATGAATTTAATACGTCGTCCGCGCCGGAGTCGTCAATCCGCTGCCATTCGGGACATGGTGCAGGAAACGCGCCTGTCTGTCACCGATTTTATTTTGCCCGTATTCATCATGGAAGGGCAGCATACCCGCTCTGAAGTGTCCTCAATGCCGGGTATCCATCGCTTCTCACTGGACCTACTGCTTGAGGAGATACAGGAGTGTGTCGATCTGGGCATCAAGACATTTGACCTGTTTCCTAACCTGTCCGAAGCGAAGAAAGATAAATACGCTACCGAAAGCTACAATCCGGACGGGCTGTACCTCCAGGCAATTCGTGCGATAAAAGATCGGTTTCCTGATGTGATGGTCATGACCGATGTGGCTATGGACCCCTACAGCTCCGATGGTCACGACGGTATTGTCGAGAACGGAAAAATCCTGAACGACCCGACATTAGAAGTGCTGGGCAAGATGGCACTGGCCCAGGCCCAGGCAGGAGCCAACATCGTTGGCCCGTCCGATATGATGGACGGACGTGTGGGCTATCTGCGTCAGGTACTCGATGAGGGCGGTTTCCATGAGGTGGCTATTATGTCGTATTCGGCTAAATATGCCAGCGCCTTCTATGGTCCTTTCCGTGATGCGCTCGATTCGGCACCGAAGTTCGGCGATAAGAAAACCTATCAGATGAACCCCGCCAATAGCCGGGAGGCACTCATCGAAGCCCAACTCGATTTTGATGAAGGGGCCGATTTCCTGATGGTCAAGCCCGCCCTAGCCTATCTGGACATCATCAAATTGCTGAACGATAATTTTCACTTACCCATCGCGGCTTATAACGTCAGTGGTGAGTATGCCATGATTAAGGCGGCTGCGCAAAACGGCTGGCTCGACGGCGAACGGGCGATGATGGAGTCGCTAATGTCCATCAAACGGGCCGGTGCCAGTGTAATTTTAACGTATTTTGCGAAAGAAGCCGCTCGACTTTTATGAGTAAACTTTTAATTCGCAACGCGCGTCTGGTCAACGAAGGACGTATCACGGAAACAGACGTACTGATCGAAGATGGGTTCATCGCCCAGATAAAATCGGGGCTTTCTGACGCAGGTGTCCAGCAAACTATTGATGCGAAAGGGCAATACCTGTTGCCGGGCGTGATCGATGATCAGGTGCATTTTCGGGAACCCGGTCTTACCCACAAAGCTACGATCCATTCGGAATCCAGGGCGGGCGTAGCCGGGGGCATCACCAGTTTTATGGAGATGCCCAACACCGTACCGAATGCCCTAACACAGGAACTACTGGCCGACAAGTACGCCATTGCCGCCCGGACCTCATTGGCAAACTACTCGTTTTTCATGGGGGCCTCGAACAACAATCTCGATGAGGTATTGCGGACCGACCCCGGAACGGTTTGTGGCATCAAAGTTTTCATGGGGTCATCGACGGGTAATATGCTGGTCGATAACGAGCAGGTGTTGGAGGGTCTGTTTCGGCAAAGTCCGATGCTGATTGCCACCCACTGCGAAGACGAAGCCACGATTCGCTCAAATACCGAACGCTACCGGTCAGACTATGGCGACAACGCTACGGCCAGCCTTCATCCGCTAATCCGGAATGAAGAAGCCTGTCTGAAATCGTCGTCGTTAGCCGTTGAACTGGCTAGGCGGCACAACGCCCGGTTACACGTCCTGCACATTTCGACGGCTGACGAGCTGGCATTGTTTAGCAACGACAAGCCACTAACCGAAAAGCGCATCACGGCGGAAGTGTGCGTGCATCATCTCTGGTTCGACGCCGATGATTACGAGCGCTTAGGCAATCTGATCAAATGCAACCCAGCCATTAAAGCACCACACCATAAGGATGCGCTATTGGCTGGTCTGCTGGATGATCGGCTCGACATTATTGCTACGGACCATGCTCCACATACCTGGGCTGAGAAGCAGGCACCCTACTGGCAGGCACCATCGGGATTGCCACTGGTGCAGCATCCGCTTTTGTTGATGCTCGATTTTGTGACGCAGGGTAAACTATCGATTGAGACAATGGTGCGTAAAATGTGCCATGCTCCCGCTGATTGCTTTCAAATTAACCGGCGCGGCTACGTCCGTGAAGGCTATTGGGCTGATCTGGTCCTTGTCGATACCGAACAGCCGATGACGGTCTCGAAGAAAAACATTCTCTATCAATGCGGTTGGTCGCCAATAGAGGGGCACACGTTTGGGGCCAGTATCACGCACACGATCGTGTCAGGTGAGTTGGTTTACAGAGAGGGCGAATTTCTAACGGATCGAGCGGGCCAGCGGATGATGTTCAACCGATAGGCTGAAAAAAATATGGTAAAAATCTTGCGTAGACAGCGTCAAGCTCTGTATCTTTGCATTCCCAAATAAGGGGAAGCGTGCTGCCGAAGTGGTGAAATTGGTAGACACGCACGTTTCAGGGGCGTGTGTCTTCACGGACATGCGAGTTCGAGTCTCGCCTTCGGCACATAAAAAGAGCCTGTAAATCGTTGATTTACAGGCTCTTGCTATTTCGCACTATTGGGATTAGCAGTGTTAATTTTAACACTGCTAATCCCAATAGTGCTATGATTCAGGGAGTTATTCCTAAATTTAAGAATCAGACAATAAAATAATAAGTATTTAATGCTTATGTTACTCACTGACCCAGTTGACTTTAAAACAATCTAATATTCTACAACTAATGAATCAGTCTGAGATAGTTGACAAGCTGAATGAGCTTCTTAATTTACCTGCAGAAACTGAAATTGTCGAATTCAAAGCTGCCCAGAATAACTTTGACTTTAATAAGATAGGTAAATATTTTTCAGCTATCAGCAATGAAGCAAATTTGAAGGATGTTCGAGAAGGGTGGCTAGTATTTGGTGTCGAGGATAAGAACAGAACTGTTGTTGGGTCTTCATATCGCTCAAATAGACCTGACTTAGACCACTTGAAGGGTGAAATAGCTCAAAAGACAACGAATGGTATAACTTTTATTGAAATATACGAAGTTGTAATGCCAGGGGGGAGAGTAGTCATGTTCCAAATACCTGCAGCACCTCGTGGTTTACCATTAGCATGGGAAGGTCACTATTATGCACGAGATGGTGAAGAACAATGTCCCTTAAATCTCGAAAAAATTGAACGTATTAGAAACCAAGCGGCTGATCTGGACTGGAGTGCAGTTGTATATCATGAAGCTACTTTGTCTGATCTAGATCCTGAAGCTATTAACCAAGCGAGAGAAAACTATAAGAACAAAAACCCCCATTTATCTGATGAAGTTGATAGTTGGGACGCTCAAACTTTTTTGAACAAAGCGAAACTGACCATTCAAGGGCAGATTACTCGCACAGCAATATTACTTCTAGGCAAGACAGAAGCAAGCCATTTTTTGAGTCCAGCAGTAGCTCAGATTACCTGGGTGCTAAAGGATCGTGACGGTGTAGAGCAAAGCTATCAACATTTTAGCTGTCCATATCTTTTATAAGTACAGGAGGTGTACCAAAGTATTCGAAACTTACGGTACATGTATAACGCTGATGAGACTAGACTACTTCCTGATATAGTTGATCAGTACGATCCTTTCAATATTCGAGAAGCTTTAAATAATTGTATTGCTCATCAGGATTACACCAGAGGGGGTAAGATAAATATAGTTGAAAGAGAAGATGGCTATTTAATCTTTAGTAACCTAGGCCAGTTCATTCCTGGATCTGTAGAAAAAGTACTACTGGACGACTCACCACCCGAAAATTACCGCAATCCCTTTTTAGCTCAAGCTATGGTAAACCTAAAAATGATAGATACCATTGGGAGCGGCATTCGTCGAATATTTATTAACCAGAAGAAAAAGTTCTTTCCAATGCCGGATTATGACCTAACTAACGGCAGAGTAAAAGTTACGCTAACAGGTAGAGTACTAGATATGGATTATGCGCAAGTTCTGGCTCGTAACCCCAATCTTGGACTGCTGGAGATAATTATGCTAGATAAGCTACAAAAGCACAAACCTTTAAATGACAATGAGGTACGAATATTAAAGAAACAAGGATTAGTCGAAGGTCGGAGAAACAACTTACACATTTCTAAGCAAGTGGCTCAAACAACGGGCCAAGAAGTAGAATACTCGTTAGCTAGAGGTATGGATGATGAGTATTATAAAAGGATGATTCTGCAGCATTTAGAACAATTTGGTAAGTCTAATCGCAATGACATCGAACGAATGATTCTACAAAAGCTGCCAGAATCACTCAATCAGGATCAGAAACAGCATAAAGTGAAAAATTTGCTACAATCGCTGCGTTTAGATGGCTTAATATATGTGGATGATAATAGGGAATGGCGTCTTGAGAGACGTGGATTAAGCAACTAGCTTCGGTGGGTTTGACCGGTTTAGAATGTTCTAGAAGAGACGCTAGACGGCTTTAGACGAGTTTAGACGGCGTTAGACGATTTTAGATGACATTCCTTTGTGTAAATTATTGAAAATGAGCCGTCTAGCTTTGTATTTGTTTGTTAGCTTTAGACGGCGATTAGGCGGTTTATGTTGCAATAATGAGTTAGGATTAGTGACTATATTTACAGGAATGTATATCTTATAAGCTTGATCTTTGCTTATGAATCTATATAAATTCCGGGGTTAAAGTATAATAAGGGTTGTAATATTAAGGTGGTAAGAAAATGGCAATAATGAATTTCCGAAATGACAAGAGAATGGCAGTCAAAAATGCCCTAGTGACTCCTTTATGGTCGTTTTTGACTGCGGGATATGGTAATTCGAATCTCGCCTTCGGCACATATTAAAGTCCCAATTAGCTGTTAGTCAGTTGTTTGTGACTTTTTGTTTGTTATTAGAGCCTATTCGGTAGCTGCCTTTTCAATGGTTGAGAGCTGATAAGTAGGCTCTTTGTCACTCTAGAAAATCCTGCACATTGTCGTGATCGGCGCCTATGTAGTACTACCTGGTCCCTTTTGGCATGCCTTATCATGCGTCTCGTTCACCTCCGCCAACCAGGGCGCTGTTTCCAGATCATCCCTTGCCATACCTGATTCTGAAAACGTCTCAGCCTGTTCGCTGATCTGATTATATTACTTTTCCTGTATCTTAGAGAAACTACAAAAGCCTGAATAGCTCAATATACCTCAATTAACCTTATTGCTCACGATGCAACCCCTGGCAAGCCAGCGAACTTGCCCGCGACCTACATCAGAGTAGCTTCGTTGTTAATACATGAACATTTTCCTTAGCTATGTAGTCATTATTATTTCGCTCCTGCCGTTCACTTTATGAATCGATCTACTCCTCTTATCCAATGACTGACTCCAATAAGTCCGTTGACAAGAAGGCACTCAACGAGCGTCTGGATGTAAGTTTCGCAATGCAAGCGGCCGGACTTGGGGTCTGGGAAATTGATCCGAAAACAAAGCAAGTTCTGTGGGATGATCAATGTCGTAAGCTTTTTGGTGCCAAGGCTACTAACCAATTTCCCTATGAGCGAACGCTTGCCTATATCCACCCCGAAGACGTAAGCCGGGTGAATCAGGCAATCCAGCAAGCAATGAATCCCGAGTTTGAAGGGAATTACGACGTTACGTACCGAATTGATATGGGGGATGGAAATCAGCGCTGGATACGCTCAATGGGTCGAAGTTATTTTGATGAGACAGGCGCAATAACTCGCTTTGCAGGCGTAGCTCAGGATGTGAGCCAGCAGATACGTGACAGACAAGAAGCCGAAGAGAACGCAAAACAATACCAGCTTTTGCTGGCTGACCTGGAAGAGCAGGTTAAGCAGCGTACTCAGGAATTGACGCGTGCCAATCAGGAACTTCAGCGGAGCCGAAACTGGTTGATAAACATCTTCGAACAAGCCCCCGTAGCCATCGCGTTACTGGAAGGGCCTGAGTACCGCATCCGACTAGCGAACGAGAGCCTGTATGCTATTTGGCAGCTCTCACCCGATCAGCCATCAGTGCTCGACAGACCCGTCTTCGAGGCATTCCCCGGTATAGCTGGAATTGGCCTGGAAGAATTACTGGATCAGGTACGTCGTACTGGCTTACCCGTCGGTGGTAAGGAACAGCCAGCTGTCTTCATTCGGAATGGAGTGGCCGAAACGGCCTATATAAACTTCGTTTATGCGCCAATCCATGATGAGCATGGCCGTGTTGATATTGTGGTCATAGCTATCGATGTTTCTGAACAGGTGCTGGCCCGCCTGACGCTGGAAGAAAGTGAGAAGCAGTATCGTTTTCTGACCACAGAATTGGAAGCCACCAATAAAGAATTGGCCGTCAATAATGAAGAGTATGCCGCCATCAACGATAAGTTAGAGGAATCAAACGGGTTACTCGTTCGCTCTAACGAAAACCTTCAGCAGTTTGCTTACGTGGCCAGCCACGACTTACAGGAACCTCTGCGTAAGATTCAGCAGTTCAGCGATCTGCTGAAGAAACGCTATCCCGACACAACAGGGGAGGAGTTGGTTTATCTGGATCGGATGCAGTCAGCGGCCAGCCGGATGTCGACACTGATCAGAGACCTGTTAAGCTTCTCCCGCATATCCACCCAGCGAGAATCCAGCGTTCCTATCGCTTTGGCAACGGTTGTGCAAGGGGTACTCGTCGATCTGGAGTTAGTTATAGAGGAGACGGACGCCCTAATCGAAGTAGATAATTTACCAACCATAGAAGGCGACCGCTCCCAAATGGGGCAGCTTTTTCAAAATCTGGTTGGAAACGCGCTCAAGTTTCGTCAAACCAACACCAGACCTCACGTTCGTATAACGAGCCGTTGGCTGTCTTCGGATCATCTGCCATTGGGAGTCAAACCAACTCGGCGTGCAATCGCTTATCATCGGATTGATGTGATTGATAACGGGATTGGTTTCGATGAGAAATATCTGGATCGCATCTTCCAGGTCTTCCAGCGGTTGCATGGCAGAGGCTCATTTTCGGGTACGGGCATTGGGCTGGCCATTTGTGAGAAGGTAGTTGCCAATCATGGGGGCGCTATCACGGCCAGTAGCCAACCCGGCCAGGGGGCAACCTTTACTGTCTATCTACCTGTGTAGAGCAGCTGCGTCAATTCAGCCGGCAATCCATGCGATCGCCTTCCGTGTGGTATGCTTATACCGCGCGGTATACAGAATTGAAAAGGCATCTTACTCAAAAAATGGCCGAATTCGCCTTACCTTCGGAAACCAATGTAATTCTGTCTTTTTCGGGCAGGATAAATTCCTCGGATAGCTTACATGTTAGATCAATACAAACAGCAACATCCTTACTTGCTGGCTTTAGATTCAATTATCTTTGGTTTTGATGGAGAAAGCCTGAAAGTTCTTCTCGTCAAGCGGGGGGTGGAAGATGAAACCTGGTCACTGATGGGCGGATGGCTTCAGCCCAACGAAGGGCTGGAACAGGCTGCGGCACGAATCTTATTTGATCTAACAGGTTTCACCAATGTCTATCTGGAGCAATTGTACGCGTTTGGCGACCCGCATCGCGACCCCATCGTGCGAACGATATCCGTGGCTTACTTTTCGCTGGTGAAAATAGCCGATTACGAGTCGAAAACGTCGGATTTATACAAGGCAAACTGGTTTTCCATCTACGATCTTCCGCCATTGCTGTTTGATCATGCCGACATGGTTGAATTAGCCATTAAGCGGCTGCGGTATAAAGCAGCCCAGCATCCCATCGGCTTTGAACTGCTGCCCGATAAATTTACCATTCCGCAACTTAAGAAGTTGTACGACGCCATCTACAACACAGACTTCGACAAACGAAACTTCAGCCGAAAGATTCTGTCGACAAATCTGCTGATCAAGCTAGAGGAGAAGCAAAAGGGCTTTTCGAAACGAGGTGCTTATTTCTATCAGGTTGACAACTCGAAATACCGGGCAATAACCAACTCCTTCCTAAATTTCATTCCCAACTCTGAATTGGGAATTTAGCTGCACGAAATCTCCGTTAAATCAAGTTCGCTTAGCCGTAGTAGCATTAAACGGATAAGTTTTTATAAAATATGTTAGGTGTCATATTGACATTAAAAAAATAAGTGTCATTTTTACATCAAAAATAAATGACAGTCTTTTACGGCTGGTAACAGTCGGTTAATCAACACATAACAATAAACCAACTCATGTCGACGATCACACTAGGCGATCAGGAATACTTCAAAGGCATCGGCACGATTGCCTACGAAGGCCCTAAATCAAAAAATCCGTTAGCATTCAAATGGTACAATCCTGATCTGGTTCTGGGTGGCAAAACCCTTCGCGAGCAACTACGTTTTGCGATCAGCTACTGGCACACCTTCTGCGGTGCTGGTGGTGATCCCTTCGGCCCCGGAACTCGCGTCTTTCCCTGGGATCAGGACAATGATGCCAACGTTCGGGCCCGAATGAAAATGGATGCCGCCTTCGAATTCATTACTAAAATGGGTGCGCCTTATTACTGTTTTCACGACATCGATTTAGTCGACGAAGCACCAACGGCCAGCGAATACGAAAAGCGACTGCAAGCCATCGTTGAGTATGGACAGCAGAAGCAAAAAGAAAGCGGAGTGAAACTTCTGTGGGGCACGGCTAACGTGTTCTCCAATCCACGCTATATGAATGGAGCGTCGACGAATCCGGATTTTTCGGTGCTGGCCTACGCTGGTACGCAGGTTAAAAATGCGATCGACGCGACAATCGCCCTGGGCGGAGAAAACTACGTATTCTGGGGTGGTCGGGAAGGCTATATGTCGCTGCTCAACACCAACATGAAACGGGAAGTCGAGCACCTGGCCCAGTTCCTGACCATCGCCCGCGATTATGCGCGTAAGCAAGGGTTTACGGGTACGTTCTTTATCGAACCCAAGCCTATGGAACCGACCAAACACCAGTACGATTATGATGCCGCTACGGTAATTGGTTTTCTTCGGCAGTACGGTTTGGATAAGGATTTCCAATTGAACATTGAAGTCAATCACGCGACACTGGCCGGTCATACCTTCGACCATGAGTTACAGGTAGCTGCCGATGCCGGTATGCTGGGTAGCATTGATGCAAACCGGGGTGATAACCAGAATGGTTGGGATACCGACCAGTTCCCCATTAATCTTTACGAATTGGTTGAAGCGGCACTGGTCATTCACCAGGCGGGCGGTATTAAACCGGGCGGTATCAATTTCGATGCGAAAGTGCGCCGTAACTCGACCGATGCTGAAGATCTATTTATCGCGCATATCAGTGGTATGGATGCCTTTGCCCGCTCGTTTATTGTGGCCGATGCTATTCTGCAGGATTCCGATTACCTTAAGTTCCGCAGCGATCGCTATGCATCGTTTGACAATGGTCAGGGCAAAGCGTTCGAAGAGGGTAAACTGACGCTGGAAGATCTGCGCAGTTATACGCTGGCAAACGGCGAACCACAACTCCGCAGCGGTCGCCAGGAGTGGCTCGAAAGCATCATTAATCAATACATCTAGACTAGTGAATCTCCTCCCGGCAACGGCCGATTGTACCCTGCTCCTCTTCCGCAACGAGAGAAGTGCAGGGACGGTCGGCCGTTGCTGGGAGGGAATATATAGCTACACAAAGTAAAAAAGACATGAAAACAGACGAGTTAACTAACGTGGCCTCGCAGGTTCGGCGGGATATTGTGCGCATGGTGCACGGCGTGGCATCCGGCCATCCGGGTGGCTCACTGGGCTGTACGGATTTACTGGTAAGCCTTTATTTCCAGACCATGCGGTTGAAAAAAGACGATCAGGATTCGGTGGTGTTCGACATG
Proteins encoded in this region:
- a CDS encoding ATP-binding protein; the encoded protein is MNQSEIVDKLNELLNLPAETEIVEFKAAQNNFDFNKIGKYFSAISNEANLKDVREGWLVFGVEDKNRTVVGSSYRSNRPDLDHLKGEIAQKTTNGITFIEIYEVVMPGGRVVMFQIPAAPRGLPLAWEGHYYARDGEEQCPLNLEKIERIRNQAADLDWSAVVYHEATLSDLDPEAINQARENYKNKNPHLSDEVDSWDAQTFLNKAKLTIQGQITRTAILLLGKTEASHFLSPAVAQITWVLKDRDGVEQSYQHFSCPYLL
- a CDS encoding ATP-binding protein, with protein sequence MYNADETRLLPDIVDQYDPFNIREALNNCIAHQDYTRGGKINIVEREDGYLIFSNLGQFIPGSVEKVLLDDSPPENYRNPFLAQAMVNLKMIDTIGSGIRRIFINQKKKFFPMPDYDLTNGRVKVTLTGRVLDMDYAQVLARNPNLGLLEIIMLDKLQKHKPLNDNEVRILKKQGLVEGRRNNLHISKQVAQTTGQEVEYSLARGMDDEYYKRMILQHLEQFGKSNRNDIERMILQKLPESLNQDQKQHKVKNLLQSLRLDGLIYVDDNREWRLERRGLSN
- a CDS encoding ATP-binding protein codes for the protein MTDSNKSVDKKALNERLDVSFAMQAAGLGVWEIDPKTKQVLWDDQCRKLFGAKATNQFPYERTLAYIHPEDVSRVNQAIQQAMNPEFEGNYDVTYRIDMGDGNQRWIRSMGRSYFDETGAITRFAGVAQDVSQQIRDRQEAEENAKQYQLLLADLEEQVKQRTQELTRANQELQRSRNWLINIFEQAPVAIALLEGPEYRIRLANESLYAIWQLSPDQPSVLDRPVFEAFPGIAGIGLEELLDQVRRTGLPVGGKEQPAVFIRNGVAETAYINFVYAPIHDEHGRVDIVVIAIDVSEQVLARLTLEESEKQYRFLTTELEATNKELAVNNEEYAAINDKLEESNGLLVRSNENLQQFAYVASHDLQEPLRKIQQFSDLLKKRYPDTTGEELVYLDRMQSAASRMSTLIRDLLSFSRISTQRESSVPIALATVVQGVLVDLELVIEETDALIEVDNLPTIEGDRSQMGQLFQNLVGNALKFRQTNTRPHVRITSRWLSSDHLPLGVKPTRRAIAYHRIDVIDNGIGFDEKYLDRIFQVFQRLHGRGSFSGTGIGLAICEKVVANHGGAITASSQPGQGATFTVYLPV
- a CDS encoding NUDIX hydrolase, coding for MLDQYKQQHPYLLALDSIIFGFDGESLKVLLVKRGVEDETWSLMGGWLQPNEGLEQAAARILFDLTGFTNVYLEQLYAFGDPHRDPIVRTISVAYFSLVKIADYESKTSDLYKANWFSIYDLPPLLFDHADMVELAIKRLRYKAAQHPIGFELLPDKFTIPQLKKLYDAIYNTDFDKRNFSRKILSTNLLIKLEEKQKGFSKRGAYFYQVDNSKYRAITNSFLNFIPNSELGI
- the xylA gene encoding xylose isomerase yields the protein MSTITLGDQEYFKGIGTIAYEGPKSKNPLAFKWYNPDLVLGGKTLREQLRFAISYWHTFCGAGGDPFGPGTRVFPWDQDNDANVRARMKMDAAFEFITKMGAPYYCFHDIDLVDEAPTASEYEKRLQAIVEYGQQKQKESGVKLLWGTANVFSNPRYMNGASTNPDFSVLAYAGTQVKNAIDATIALGGENYVFWGGREGYMSLLNTNMKREVEHLAQFLTIARDYARKQGFTGTFFIEPKPMEPTKHQYDYDAATVIGFLRQYGLDKDFQLNIEVNHATLAGHTFDHELQVAADAGMLGSIDANRGDNQNGWDTDQFPINLYELVEAALVIHQAGGIKPGGINFDAKVRRNSTDAEDLFIAHISGMDAFARSFIVADAILQDSDYLKFRSDRYASFDNGQGKAFEEGKLTLEDLRSYTLANGEPQLRSGRQEWLESIINQYI